The Mytilus trossulus isolate FHL-02 chromosome 13, PNRI_Mtr1.1.1.hap1, whole genome shotgun sequence genome has a segment encoding these proteins:
- the LOC134694930 gene encoding C-type lectin domain family 4 member M-like has protein sequence MFVLTFCVFVLYCDFMIAATHAAKCRYPFKKIGDGCYFINRETTTADRAFALCLRRGAYLANLETLEEAMLIKYELQQMHKGISFVVGGRNINRYVPGGDWRWIQNGKMKKMTYKAFASGEPNGSHSSEQDCMLLYAGVGHDIYDNACNHYLNGYICEI, from the exons ATGTTTGTTCTTACGTTTTGTGTATTTGTCCTGTATTGTGATTTCATGATTGCAGCAACCCATGCTg caAAATGCAGGTATCCCTTTAAGAAGATAGGGGACGGTTGTTACTTCATAAACAGGGAGACAACAACGGCAGATAGGGCATTT GCTTTGTGTTTAAGGCGTGGTGCATACCTCGCCAATTTGGAGACGCTAGAAGAAGCCATGTTGATTAAATATGAACTTCAACAAATGCATAAAG GGATAAGCTTCGTTGTCGGAGGTCGGAACATAAACAGATACGTCCCTGGTGGAGACTGGAGATGGATAcaaaatggaaaaatgaaaaaaatgacgtACAAAGCTTTTGCCTCTGGTGAACCTAACGGCAGTCATTCTAGTGAACAAGACTGCATGCTGTTGTATGCAGGAGTAGGACATGACATTTACGACAATGCTTGTAATCATTACCTCAATGGGTACATTTGTGAGATATGA